In the genome of Montipora foliosa isolate CH-2021 chromosome 3, ASM3666993v2, whole genome shotgun sequence, one region contains:
- the LOC137994471 gene encoding TNF receptor-associated factor 6-like, protein MSFSLRSDDVFDYIGYSEDIQIEFLCDVCKKPLLDAQMATPCGHTFCGKCVDQLKGTSRQVPCPLCRQIVQEFCRNIFVTQLLTRVQGDCLACKDKVQLDTAKQHIEKCQEIDVVCLQCNQTVKRRTQPAHESTCPMREITCGCGEKCKHADLEKHRASYCSFQRSNCPLNCGHVIERYLLPSHTLQCPGVVQYCPIKGCGEIVRKGNIEQHMESNLSRHFSLLREERNNILWRGHEAAWFVIQHQRNGEVGTFKWSVHPNTSQVACSPLFEKWNRRWRLFCTKKGYNLEYGLEYVQGVSPIHVALSFIMECHDSSYHVQNIPVVNIKEGETARDVRRTGIPRSIIVRMDQLEPVYS, encoded by the exons ATGAGTTTTTCCTTGCGATCAGATGATGTATTCGACTATATTGGTTATAGCGAAGACATTCAGATAGAGTTTCTTTGCGATGTTTG caAAAAGCCTCTTCTGGACGCTCAAATGGCCACGCCATGCGGTCATACGTTTTGCGGTAAATGCGTCGACCAACTTAAAGGAACGTCACGGCAAGTTCCTTGCCCGCTGTGCCGCCAAATAGTACAAGAGTTTTGTCGAAATATCTTTGTGACACAATTGCTCACAAGAGTTCAGGGAGACTGTCTTGCCTGCAAGGACAAGGTGCAACTCGATACGGCTAAACAACATATTGAAAAGTGCCAAGAGATTGACGTGGTCTGTCTTCAATGCAACCAAACAGTAAAGCGCAGAACCCAGCCAGCCCACGAGAGTACCTGTCCCATGAGGGAAATTACTTGTGGTTGCGGGGAAAAATGCAAACACGCCGACCTTGAAAAACACAGAGCTTCATACTGCAGTTTCCAAAGATCCAACTGCCCCTTGAATTGTGGCCACGTTATTGAAAG GTATCTCCTGCCATCGCATACCCTACAGTGCCCTGGGGTTGTCCAATACTGCCCCATCAAGGGGTGCGGAGAAATAGTCCGTAAAGGGAATATAGAGCAACACATGGAATCAAATCTTTCAAGACACTTCTCTCTTCTCAGAGAAGAGAGGAATAATATTCTCTGGAGGGGCCATGAAGCG GCATGGTTTGTGATTCAGCACCAAAGAAACGGGGAGGTCGGTACCTTTAAGTGGTCCGTACACCCCAACACCAGTCAAGTAGCATGCTCCCCTTTATTTGAAAAGTGGAACAGGAGGTGGCGCCTATTTTGCACAAAGAAAGGTTACAACTTGGAGTATGGCTTGGAGTACGTCCAGGGAGTAAGCCCTATTCATGTGGCATTAAG CTTTATCATGGAGTGCCACGACAGCAGTTACCACGTCCAGAACATCCCGGTCGTGAATATAAAAGAGGGGGAAACGGCTCGAGATGTGAGGAGAACTGGTATCCCAAGATCTATCATTGTTAGGATGGATCAACTGGAACCGGTCTATTCATaa